One stretch of Sediminispirochaeta bajacaliforniensis DSM 16054 DNA includes these proteins:
- a CDS encoding ABC transporter substrate-binding protein, with protein MKKLPPLLLLIAIISTFASSCGNHPQKEKEGSEAGPSKAPITLAQGKPEIDAQLKAFAATWSEKSGVPVTIKSIGGTSGGLGPQLKADYAAGDMPDIFAINGLEDYKEWSGIALDLSNEQWAKDTSVAFTYDGKIYGFPVAVEGWGMAYNADMLAKAGIDPAGLVNYDGYKKAFEKLNSMKEELGIDSVVSMAAGPEMGWVTAHHNFNSLLSNGLPYGDLSVVNDLLAGKVDETRLKEYADWVELLFTYADKSVLTTGNYDAQVGAFAAKKAVFLHQGNWVDPNMAAAKADFPMAFAPHGSMKKTTEGIFVSAPSFYLINKESKNVEAAKQFLNDLVYTEEGQNYMVNEAGMIPAFRNIKLSPAGQLSKSVQKWAGEGKVYSWDQYYFSGDFRDQTLAPIYNQFANGNIDKEGFIKLMKKAFENR; from the coding sequence ATGAAAAAACTTCCACCATTGCTTTTGCTTATTGCCATTATTTCAACCTTTGCATCATCTTGCGGGAACCATCCACAAAAGGAAAAAGAAGGTAGCGAAGCAGGCCCTTCCAAAGCCCCAATCACCCTTGCACAAGGTAAACCGGAAATCGATGCCCAGCTCAAAGCTTTTGCAGCAACCTGGTCGGAAAAAAGTGGTGTACCAGTTACCATTAAGTCCATCGGGGGAACAAGCGGAGGTCTCGGACCACAGTTGAAAGCCGACTATGCAGCAGGCGATATGCCGGACATCTTTGCCATTAACGGTCTTGAGGATTACAAAGAGTGGTCGGGAATTGCTCTTGATCTTTCAAATGAGCAATGGGCCAAAGATACCTCTGTAGCTTTTACCTACGACGGAAAGATTTACGGTTTCCCCGTGGCTGTGGAAGGCTGGGGAATGGCCTATAATGCGGATATGCTCGCTAAGGCGGGAATTGATCCCGCAGGATTGGTCAATTACGATGGCTATAAAAAGGCCTTTGAGAAATTGAATTCGATGAAAGAAGAACTGGGGATCGATTCAGTTGTATCAATGGCAGCAGGGCCGGAAATGGGTTGGGTGACAGCCCATCATAATTTCAACTCCCTCCTTTCAAATGGACTTCCCTACGGCGACCTTTCGGTTGTCAACGACCTTCTTGCCGGCAAGGTAGACGAAACCCGACTAAAAGAATATGCCGACTGGGTGGAATTGCTTTTTACCTATGCAGACAAATCGGTCCTTACTACTGGCAACTACGATGCACAAGTCGGTGCCTTTGCTGCAAAAAAAGCCGTCTTCCTTCATCAGGGCAATTGGGTCGATCCCAACATGGCAGCCGCAAAGGCTGATTTTCCCATGGCCTTTGCTCCCCACGGCTCCATGAAAAAGACAACGGAGGGAATTTTCGTTTCCGCCCCCTCCTTTTATCTTATCAACAAAGAGTCAAAGAATGTGGAAGCGGCAAAGCAGTTCCTGAATGATCTGGTGTATACCGAAGAAGGACAAAACTACATGGTAAACGAAGCAGGAATGATCCCTGCCTTCAGAAATATCAAGCTGAGCCCCGCCGGACAGCTTTCAAAATCAGTTCAGAAATGGGCAGGAGAGGGAAAAGTCTATAGTTGGGACCAGTACTACTTTTCCGGCGATTTTCGGGATCAGACCCTTGCGCCTATCT